The Haloarcula sp. CBA1127 genomic interval GGGGACTGTACGCCCTTATCGGACTCTGCATCGGGTGCATCATTTACTATGGCTACCAGTTTACAGAGCCAGCGGACGTGAGTGGACCGGCCCTTCGATGGGCAAATAAAAGCGTTTACCTGATCACGCTGGCCGCTGTTGTCGTCGCACATCAGACGGACCATCGCCTGCTCGTTCTTGTGGTGGCATTGCCGCTCGGGTATCTGCTCGTAGTGTACCAGCTCCTCGCTGGGGCTACAACGCGTGTTGCACTCCCACAGGCGATCAGTTTGTTTTTGATTTCGCCGGTTACGAAATACCTCACACTCGGATTTTACTTCTCTGGTGGGGACACGCTCTTTCATGTCCATCATATCGAGCGCTTGCTAACCGACGGGAGCGTCATGGCGATCAGCGGGGAATATATCGGACATGGCCTGTACAGCTATTTTCCCGGCTTACACCTGTTTATTGGCAGTCTCAGCTCGATAACGGGTCTCGACGCATACGGTGCCCTTCTGACTGGTGGGACGCTCGTTTATGGCGTCCTGGTTATTCTGTTGCTGTACGTCTTCGCGCGGGTGGCGCTCCAGTGGTCTCGAGTGGCGCTGTATGTGGCCCTCAGTGCAACACTTCTGTACCCGCTGTCGTACTTTGCGACGTACTTCTTCCCACAGGCGCTTGCCGTTCCGCTACTGATATTTGTCATCTATATCGGGTTCAGAGCGACGGCGTCACAGAACAGCCGACCGCTCAACTGGACAGCGACAGGGCTGTTAGTGATGGGGAGCGCTGTTTTCACTCACCACCTGTCGTTTATCCTTTTGACGCCGATAATTACCATTCTGGCGTTACTGCCGATTGCCGTTAGTGTGTTCCGAGATCGCGAGTTCAATCGTGACAGTCTGTTCCATCCACAGATATTCCCACTCGTTGCGGGGTGGATTGCCGCAGTAACCTACTGGACTGTGGTTGCAGATTCGTTTATTATAAACTTCTCACTGGCTATCCGTTCGATTCTCGAAGGGTTCCTGATTGCCGAGTCATCATCGGAAGCGGCGGGGTTCATCGCCTTCGGAACCACCGTTCCGGAACAGACAGTCGAGACCGCAGTACTGAATCTCCTCTCAGTCAACAGCCTGTATCTCCTCTCGATGACGGCGGTCTATGCTATCGGACTCGCCTTTTTATTACAGCGGTACCCGAAGTACAGACATTCGCTGAGCGTTATACTGCTTGCCGTTCTCGCGGCACCAATCGTATTCAAGACTCCGTTCGTGTTTCCCGGCCTGTCTCGGTCACGAATGCCGTTTGCGTTCTTCTTTCCGCTGGTCTTCGGACTGGGTCTGTACCGGCTGGTCCGCAGCACCGCGTCTCGACCTGCATTCCGGGTCGTCCCAGTCCTCGTCTTTGTGTTGTTAGCAGCCACGACACCGTTGTTTGTCTGGGCTGGTGACGATCTGTATCGGATTCACGATCCACCGAACGGGCCACCGCAAGGGCAGGTCGAGTTTTCCGAGTCGGAGATGGAATCGTTTCAGGAGGTCAATCAGTTCAAGCGATCGCACGGGGTTCCCATTCAGACTGCCTGGGTCGATGCGCTCGCGATTGAGCGCTACGGCGGCACGTCGGTTGGACGTGCGACTGTCGACAATGGGACACTGCGGGCTGAAAATGGCTATCTCCTCTACAGGGACTCCTGGACTGACCATCCGGTCGTATTCGATTTCGAGAGCGGGAAGATACTGATATCTGAAGAGTGGCTCCGAGCGGAGTCAACAACTAACAATCAGGTGTATGATTCAGGACAGCATGGAATCATCTGGAAGCGTGATGAGGTTGTCCTCGGGTCGTCGTGAACGGGACTGTCCAGCTTACGATTCGAAGGGGTTCAGGACCCGTACAACCTGAACTCAAAGTCCACCTACCCACTATCTGTGGCCGGTACGTTCCATAACAACACGATCAGCAGGCCGAGCATGACGCCACCGTATAGAATCTGAACCGTCTGCCCGCTGTCCGTCGCTACACTGATCTGTTTCAGGGAGAGTAAGGCTTCGATGCCGCGCCGACGAAACACGAATCGCGGGACGAGGTCAAGCACGTCGAAGAAAACGCTGATGCCAGAACCGGTGAGCAACCAGACAATACTGGCGAAAGAGAGAGACCGGCCTGGCGTTCTTGGGAATGGCCCTTTCTCGGATACGGCACGAATAGCCGACAACCCCTCGTACAATCGGGAATTTCGAAACAATGGATAACAGAGGCTAATCGCGAGTCCCCCGAGAAGCACCACAGAGACAAAAAGATTCACCAGTAACACGAGCGCTCTCGGATAGAACCGCCCAGTATTCGTGATCACGTACACCCACGAGAATGCTGCTGCCGAAAACAGCACAGCACCGGTTCCGCGCAGTCCATACTCTCGGAGAAGCTTGATAAGCTGGGTTTTTCCCAAACGTTCCCTGTACCGTCGCTCTGTGGTAAAGAGCGCACACCAGCCACCGACTGTCAGTAGTAACAGATCTGTAAGGGGGCTTACTCCGGTCAGGAGTATATCGAAGAGCACCCCAAGTCCGATTCCGATCAGCGCGAGTGGCCCCAGCAACATGCCGGAAACTGCTGCGATTGTCATTTCCGGAAAGACAAAGATGAATGGACCTGTAATCGCCAGCGGTGACGCGGTAAGGAACTCTACCCCCGCAAGCAACACCGCGGGAAGCACTGCGGGGACTAGCACGGATTTGAGTGTGCCCGTATTCATAATGAACTGAATAGTCTATTTATTCTTCTCTCAGCTCATACTTCAGCTGATAGTACTGTTATTCTTTGGTTGACCCAGCTGGTTTGTGCTATCTGGCTTCGGTATGTGGGTAGCAGTTGCCTTCCCGGTCGAGTATGTCGAACTCGGCACAAACAGCGTATCCCACGGCATGCGATTCTGTCTCCCGGAGCAACAAGAAAGTCGAGCCGTACTCGGCAGTGACCCATATTACCCCAAAGAACTGTTATTATATCGGCCAATATGAAAGACAAATGAAGCGTCGAACGTACTTAACTCTCACAGCAAGCGGAATCCCACTGATATCCGGTTGTTCCGGGTTACAGCAATCCAAGTCTAGCACCGCCACCGAGGCCACTCGAACTGCTTCAACCGCCACACCTGCTCGAAAAAACACCGCCGCGACGCCACCGGAGGAACCGCCTTCGAAAACCGACTCAGCGCCCACACCGACGCCTGTCCAGCGATTGCCATCACCGATGGCGGTGGACAACACCAATCCGTTCGTGTATCTGAACGATATCCCGACGGACAATTTTAACGGCGAACTCGCACTGGCAATGGCAAGTGATTCAAACGGAATACAGCTTGACGGATATCTTCATGAGTTCCCCAGTGTTCCCTGGTGGGATAGCAAACAAAAGCAAACGGAGGCGGAAAACCGCTACGCGAACCATCATAGGCTTATCCGCACGAAGGCAGTAGAAAGTGGCTTTACAGACCTCCCTCCCGCTGAAACAGGAGTGAACACCCGGCACACGAAACCGGAATCGGAGGCGATAGACGAAACGGACCCGATTGGTTCAGCTGCCACGGATAGAATAGTTGCCGCAGCTAACGCGGCATCCCGAGAGAACCCGCTCGTGATTGCGGCAGGTGGACCACTCTGTTCTATTGCTGACGCATATCTCACTGACCCCTCAATCGTCGAGAAGGTAGTCGTTTTCTGTCGGATCAGACCAGCTATCGATGGATGGAACGAGTTCCTCAGTGGCTGGAGTTTGACGATCGTAACCCGGAAGTTTCAGACCGTGTTCTGTCCCGCCTCTGGTGGACCGCTGATTGAAAGATCGCGGGTACAAGATTCCCTTCCCGAAAAACCACTCCGGAAGTATATGCTGAACAAAACGTACGATGGGTCCGGGGAAAACCCATTAGCTGATGGACAGAAATGGGAAGGAGATGCTGTCTCGATACTCTCTGGTGCCCATCCGTCGACACGGACTGAGGCTGTACGTCTCAAGTTTGCTGGGCTAAAGGAGCACTGGGCACTAGGTGAGGTATTGCCATCGTATACTGAAACCACCGAGGAGACTAACACTCACGTCATCCCCAAGCATCGCCATCAGCCAATGAATGCAGCGTGGTGGAGTCACATGACCGCGGCGTCAGCGTGGGGACGCGAGAGCGAAACAACCGAGTAACCACCGGGATATAACACTACAGTAGCTTGGGTTGAAACGGGACTCTCTCTGCGATTGCTTGCGGTTTGCTGCTTTGCAACATGAGGGGAAGGGTCAGCCAACGAATTCTCGGAAAATGTCTTTATCATCATCAACGACTGCAAACATCCAGATGGCCAGCACATAGACCACCGCAATTCCGAGTGCCATTCCGATCCGCGGGAGGAGGGAGAAAGAGCGAAGGCCTATCAGGTACGCGAGAAGCGCGAACACGCCCCCGATAACAAGCGTGATGATATACTGTCTCCCGATCGGTTGGATACCGACGTACTGCTTTGTCTGATAGAGCTCGGCCAGCTGGACTCCCGAAATGGAGATCGCAGTCGCCACCGCTGCCCCAACACCACCGTATTGCGGTATCAGGAACAGATTGAGGATGACATTAGCGACCAGCATGGTCACTGTATCGACCAGGACGATATCCTGAAACCCGGACATCTGCAAGAGCTCGCCGGCCGGTCCAACCGCGACTAGCAATAATTGTGCGGCAAACAAGATGATCAACACTGGAACGCCCTCAGTGAACTGTTCATTGAATAACTGCAGGAGTTCGGCTGCGAACAGTGACCCGATGACAACAACCGGAAACGTGAAAATCAGCACCCAGCGGGACACCGTCTGATACACGGTTTCAAGTCTGGTGATGTTGTTACCGCTATACAGATCCGAGGCGATTGGATTGAATATCGTAACCAGCGCCGAAAAGAAAATCACTCCCTGCTGTGAGAGTACCGAAGAGGCGTTGTATATCCCGACAGTTGCCGACGAGCGAAACGCACCGAGGAGCAATCGGTCCATTTGATTAAGTGCGAGATAGCTGAACCCCGAGAGGAACACCGGAAACGAGTATCTCAGCAATCCTTTAATATCGGCTTTAATCGGGCCGCGGAAGCCGATATCTTCGAATAAGCCCGGAATCAAACCGAGTCCGAGTAGCGCTGAAAGAACGACGGCCAGAGCAAACCCTGTCACCATCCCCTTGAGTTCATACCCCAGAAGAAGCGCACCGGCAACTAAGCCGAGTTTCAGAATCGGAAAGGCGACATTCAGGACTCCCTGCTGGACACTAATACGCTTGAATCCAACTGCGACAGACGTTGATGCAGTCAACAGTACACGGAACGGAAGAGCCACAGCCAAGACTGGCAGCAACGGAACCAACGCCGATTCCTCAAAGACTCGTACTGCCAGTGGGCCCGAAAAGAGAACCATGAGTATGCCAAAAAGAATTCCCAGTAGTCCAGTGATAGCTATTGAAGCGAAGACTGTCCCTCGCACCTGTGAATCGGCATCTTCCCTCCGGTATTTTGAGACGTAACGTACGACACCGTCAGGTAACCCCAGTAGTGAGATCGGCTGAGCGAACTGTACGACTGTCCACCCGAGAACGAACAATCCGTATCCGCTCGCCCCGAGAAACCGTGCGACGACAATGTTGAACAGGAACCCAAGAGCTTTATCGAACAGGCTTGCACCGAACGCAATACCGCCTCCTTTGATAATCTGTTCGTACAGTTTGTGTATCGATCCGTCCTCGTCGGTGCCAGTCATGGCTGAGTTCGTCTGATCGCTCATCGCTAGCAAGCGTCGCTTGTCATACCGTAATATTGCAGAAAGGGATGCGAGTAGACTGCTTGATATGGAACACAGAGGGGGTTGGGTCCTCGGTCCGGATCGGTGTCATAGGGGGGCCGCCCATTCTGACATCGGAGGAGATGTGTGAATGGATGTGGATTTGAGAACCACCGAAGGAGCTTGCATGGCACTGTAAAATGCTTTGTTTCACGTCTACATTGGGCAACCCATACCGAATAAATAGTTAGTCGCGGATTATGACGTGCCAATCCGCTTGCGATGTCACAATCAAGTTCAAGTATCTAATACGATTGACGGAGTGAGGGCGCCGACAGTGAAGACGTTTATATAGACCGTGTCGGTCCAGAGAGAAGATAGTCTCTCGATCTACGGAATGTGGGCCGTATCCACTCGGGTGTCGATCCCCGGGAAGAACTGTGGCTTTGTCCCTCGCCACAACTCAACCGGTTCCCCGTCTGCCCATGACCACGGCTCAACTGCGTCAGCAGGAGACGACGTGTTGCTGTTGTCGAATACAATGCTGTTGCTGTTACGTGGCGCTTCCCATTTCACGTTGAACCATGTTCCAGTCAGCGATGCGTTTGTCTCTGCGAATTTCGCCCCATCGTTCTCAGACCAGGGGTGTGCGGAAAGACGGACACCGTGGAAGTCGTCAACTGCGGCATTGAACCGGTAACACCGTTTCGTCTCAGAGGTTTCGATATGCGAGAGGAGTAGCTCTGCACATCCGGAGCCACCAATCTGGACACACGCATTACTCGCGAGGTCGACCTCGTTTGTTTCACAGATCTTGTGGAAGCGCGTATCGAAGATCCGGTAGCTCCCCTTGGAACGAGGTGTCGCGTTGATCCCGCTGCCACCGGGGAAGAACCATACAGCG includes:
- a CDS encoding oligosaccharide flippase family protein, encoding MSDQTNSAMTGTDEDGSIHKLYEQIIKGGGIAFGASLFDKALGFLFNIVVARFLGASGYGLFVLGWTVVQFAQPISLLGLPDGVVRYVSKYRREDADSQVRGTVFASIAITGLLGILFGILMVLFSGPLAVRVFEESALVPLLPVLAVALPFRVLLTASTSVAVGFKRISVQQGVLNVAFPILKLGLVAGALLLGYELKGMVTGFALAVVLSALLGLGLIPGLFEDIGFRGPIKADIKGLLRYSFPVFLSGFSYLALNQMDRLLLGAFRSSATVGIYNASSVLSQQGVIFFSALVTIFNPIASDLYSGNNITRLETVYQTVSRWVLIFTFPVVVIGSLFAAELLQLFNEQFTEGVPVLIILFAAQLLLVAVGPAGELLQMSGFQDIVLVDTVTMLVANVILNLFLIPQYGGVGAAVATAISISGVQLAELYQTKQYVGIQPIGRQYIITLVIGGVFALLAYLIGLRSFSLLPRIGMALGIAVVYVLAIWMFAVVDDDKDIFREFVG